A single region of the candidate division KSB1 bacterium genome encodes:
- a CDS encoding FMN-binding glutamate synthase family protein, whose protein sequence is MPSLTKINRSAATLTKNRTEDSIVPPSGMCVTCVDGCIGMCEIGKSAYRGHEVIYPQPFGIITTASEKDYPVDYSHFTILGTIVGAHGIEADSDKAIFPNVNLERHINGLKFKLPIIIPGLGSTNVAHNNWDGLAIGAALAGTGLTIGENVVGMDVDAEIVNGKVKRSPELERRVKLYQKWQRDGYGVIVLQANVEDTRLGAQEYGIRELGVEAVELKWGQGAKDIGGEVKIKNLAKAQLLRKRGYIVLPDPLDEKVIRAFEAGAFKEFERHSRVGMVTEEGFLQRVQELRDVGAKYVFLKTGAYRPADLARAVKFASKARIDLLTVDAAGGGTGMSPWRMMNEWGIPAVELHSLLYQYVDRLAKKGEYVPAIAVASGITFEDQIYKALALGAPYFKLVGMARGPLAAAMVGKTIGRAINEGMIPVYVERFGSTVEEIFVTAVDLKHELGADTFKEVPTGALGLYTYFERLAQGLRQLMTGNRKFTLDHIERSDIASLTKEVAEISGITYVMDVDKEEAERILES, encoded by the coding sequence ATGCCATCGTTAACCAAAATTAATCGATCTGCGGCAACATTGACCAAAAATAGAACGGAAGATTCCATTGTGCCGCCAAGCGGCATGTGCGTTACCTGCGTGGATGGCTGTATTGGCATGTGCGAAATTGGCAAATCGGCCTATCGGGGACATGAAGTGATCTACCCCCAGCCATTCGGCATCATCACCACGGCTTCGGAGAAGGATTACCCAGTCGATTATTCCCATTTCACCATATTAGGAACAATCGTTGGTGCTCATGGTATCGAGGCGGATAGCGATAAAGCCATATTCCCCAATGTGAACTTAGAACGGCACATCAATGGCTTAAAATTTAAGCTCCCGATCATCATTCCTGGGCTGGGCTCTACCAACGTTGCCCATAATAATTGGGATGGATTAGCGATTGGTGCAGCGCTGGCAGGCACAGGATTGACCATTGGGGAAAATGTCGTCGGCATGGATGTGGATGCAGAAATCGTAAATGGCAAGGTGAAGCGATCGCCAGAGTTGGAGCGCCGGGTGAAATTGTATCAAAAATGGCAGCGGGATGGCTATGGAGTCATTGTTTTGCAAGCCAATGTGGAGGACACTCGATTAGGGGCTCAGGAATACGGCATTCGAGAATTGGGCGTCGAGGCAGTGGAATTGAAATGGGGACAGGGCGCCAAGGATATTGGCGGTGAGGTGAAAATCAAAAATTTAGCCAAAGCCCAACTGTTGAGAAAACGCGGCTATATCGTATTGCCAGATCCATTGGATGAAAAAGTGATCAGGGCGTTTGAGGCAGGGGCTTTCAAGGAATTTGAGCGACACTCCCGCGTGGGAATGGTCACCGAAGAGGGCTTTTTACAGCGCGTCCAAGAGCTTCGCGATGTGGGGGCTAAATATGTATTCCTGAAAACTGGCGCCTATCGGCCGGCTGACTTAGCTCGTGCAGTCAAATTTGCTTCAAAGGCCAGAATCGATCTGCTAACGGTGGATGCTGCAGGTGGCGGAACTGGCATGAGCCCGTGGCGGATGATGAACGAGTGGGGTATCCCAGCAGTGGAGCTGCATTCGTTGCTGTATCAATATGTGGATCGATTGGCGAAAAAGGGTGAATATGTTCCTGCCATCGCGGTCGCCAGTGGCATTACTTTTGAGGATCAAATTTATAAAGCGTTGGCGCTTGGAGCTCCCTATTTCAAATTGGTGGGCATGGCGCGCGGGCCTTTAGCGGCAGCTATGGTCGGCAAAACCATTGGTCGCGCCATTAACGAGGGCATGATCCCAGTGTACGTCGAGCGTTTCGGATCAACCGTGGAAGAGATCTTCGTCACTGCGGTTGATCTCAAACATGAACTTGGTGCCGATACATTTAAAGAGGTACCGACCGGCGCGTTGGGGCTTTATACTTATTTCGAACGATTAGCTCAGGGCTTGCGCCAATTGATGACCGGCAACCGCAAATTCACCCTGGATCATATCGAGCGAAGTGACATCGCATCTTTGACCAAAGAAGTTGCGGAAATCAGTGGCATTACCTATGTGATGGATGTCGACAAAGAAGAGGCTGAGAGAATTTTAGAAAGCTAG
- a CDS encoding 2Fe-2S iron-sulfur cluster-binding protein, giving the protein MVHLKINSIDVEVDPGTTLLESARFLGIHIPTLCYHDGLSPYGACRLCVVEIGERPNTKLVASCTYPATEGLKVYTHSERVLKARKMIIELHLAACPTSKVIQDLASKHGVHQVRFKQEYNDCINCGLCVRMCAEQMKGKAIGFVGRGTERHITTPFDIRSEECRLCGGCIYVCPACQTRCIGPNARETGAICNACANLEPPCVNYFDDQMCYLDPCVACEKESRRVPKKVKEVLVR; this is encoded by the coding sequence ATGGTCCATCTCAAGATTAACAGTATCGATGTGGAGGTTGACCCAGGGACGACATTATTGGAGAGCGCGCGGTTTTTGGGTATCCACATCCCCACACTCTGCTATCATGATGGTCTGAGCCCTTACGGTGCTTGTCGGTTATGCGTGGTCGAGATTGGAGAGCGACCGAACACCAAATTGGTCGCTTCATGCACCTATCCAGCCACAGAAGGATTAAAAGTCTATACTCATTCTGAGCGGGTCTTGAAAGCCAGAAAGATGATCATCGAGTTGCACTTGGCCGCCTGCCCGACATCCAAAGTGATTCAAGATTTAGCCTCGAAACATGGCGTTCATCAAGTTCGCTTTAAACAGGAATACAACGATTGCATCAACTGCGGCCTCTGTGTTCGAATGTGTGCCGAGCAAATGAAAGGGAAGGCGATCGGTTTTGTAGGCAGAGGCACCGAACGGCATATCACCACACCTTTTGATATAAGATCCGAAGAATGTCGTTTATGTGGTGGCTGTATCTATGTTTGTCCAGCTTGCCAGACCCGGTGCATCGGACCGAACGCCAGAGAAACTGGGGCGATCTGTAACGCTTGTGCGAATTTGGAACCGCCCTGCGTCAACTATTTTGATGATCAGATGTGCTATTTGGATCCCTGCGTGGCATGTGAAAAGGAGTCGAGACGAGTGCCGAAAAAAGTGAAGGAAGTCTTGGTCCGATGA
- a CDS encoding FAD-dependent oxidoreductase, translating to MIGGGPAGLSAAYFLARLGYPVTVFEAHEVAGGMLAETIPASRLPKDVLQREIQAIQDLGVEIKLNTKIGVDIPFKKLMEDGYAAFFVAVGMYGDRSLGIEGEDLLGVFQGVDFLRDVKLGKPTFVKDKRVAIIGGGNTAVDSARTCVRLGAKEVTIIYRRTRDEMPAFRDEIEDSLEEGIKLETLTAPVRIIGENGKVKALQCIRMDLDIFGKDGRRKPVPRKGSEFTFEVDVVIPAIGEFADVKELFAGLDVETWEDGTIKVNKDGQTSIPNVFAGGDVTTGPATVIKAVGAGQRIAESIDRFLSGDEGKIYPWRVHKPADVPFDPDAEPVDLHLIKPQRIPLEMRIKGFDEVEQVYTPEMAMKEASRCLRCDMEVYLTQQR from the coding sequence GTGATCGGAGGTGGTCCCGCTGGATTAAGTGCCGCATATTTCTTAGCTCGGCTTGGTTATCCTGTGACAGTGTTCGAAGCGCATGAGGTGGCCGGTGGAATGTTGGCTGAAACCATTCCTGCCAGCCGTCTGCCCAAAGACGTGCTTCAGCGTGAGATCCAGGCCATCCAGGACCTGGGAGTAGAGATCAAATTGAATACAAAGATCGGGGTCGATATTCCGTTTAAAAAATTGATGGAAGATGGTTACGCTGCATTTTTTGTGGCGGTGGGCATGTATGGTGATCGTTCGTTGGGGATCGAGGGAGAAGATCTGTTAGGTGTTTTTCAAGGGGTAGATTTTCTGCGCGATGTGAAGCTTGGAAAACCTACTTTTGTGAAAGACAAACGAGTCGCCATCATTGGCGGTGGAAATACTGCTGTTGATTCGGCTCGCACATGTGTGCGGCTCGGTGCAAAAGAAGTCACCATCATTTACCGAAGAACCCGTGATGAGATGCCAGCGTTTCGCGATGAGATCGAAGATAGCCTTGAGGAGGGAATTAAATTAGAGACGCTAACGGCACCTGTGCGGATCATCGGTGAAAACGGTAAGGTAAAAGCGCTCCAATGTATTCGAATGGACCTAGATATCTTTGGAAAGGATGGTCGCCGGAAGCCCGTGCCAAGGAAGGGCTCGGAGTTCACTTTCGAGGTCGACGTCGTCATCCCGGCCATCGGTGAGTTTGCTGATGTGAAAGAGTTATTCGCTGGGCTCGATGTCGAAACCTGGGAGGATGGAACGATCAAAGTGAATAAAGATGGCCAGACCAGTATTCCCAACGTGTTCGCTGGTGGGGATGTGACGACAGGACCCGCCACCGTGATCAAAGCGGTGGGAGCTGGTCAGCGGATCGCTGAATCGATCGATCGTTTCCTTTCTGGAGATGAGGGAAAGATTTATCCCTGGCGGGTCCATAAACCAGCCGATGTCCCCTTTGATCCCGATGCCGAGCCCGTGGATCTTCATCTCATCAAGCCACAGAGAATTCCATTGGAAATGCGGATCAAGGGCTTTGACGAGGTCGAACAAGTTTATACCCCAGAAATGGCTATGAAAGAGGCCAGTCGCTGTCTCCGCTGCGATATGGAAGTTTATTTGACGCAACAAAGATAA